The Candidatus Limnocylindrales bacterium genome has a window encoding:
- the pdhA gene encoding pyruvate dehydrogenase (acetyl-transferring) E1 component subunit alpha yields MDSEKLIEMYRQMLLIRRFEEKAAEMYMMGKIGGFCHLYIGQEAVAVGAIAAIRKDDYVIASYREHGHALAIGTEPRKIMAELFGKATGISRGKGGSMHLFDAERNFLGGHAIVGGHIPLATGVGFAINYEGKDQVVLCFFGDGAVNTGVFHESLNLASLWKLPVIYICENNFYGMGTAVTRAMAGPEMYLKAKAYDIPGELVDGMNVLEVWEKVGKAVERARHEKIPTFLEVRTYRFRGHSMSDPAQYRTKEEVNEQRKRDPIVTFKQKLIAEGILSEEKFEEMEKEIKAIVEEAVEFAEKSPEPPEEWLYEDVYA; encoded by the coding sequence ATGGACAGTGAAAAATTAATTGAAATGTATCGTCAGATGTTACTCATCCGGCGGTTTGAAGAAAAAGCCGCAGAGATGTATATGATGGGTAAAATTGGTGGATTTTGCCATCTCTATATTGGTCAAGAAGCGGTAGCAGTGGGTGCTATTGCGGCCATTCGAAAGGATGATTATGTGATAGCTTCTTACCGGGAGCATGGACATGCTTTGGCGATAGGAACCGAACCTCGAAAGATCATGGCCGAGCTCTTTGGAAAGGCCACGGGAATTTCACGTGGAAAGGGTGGATCCATGCATCTTTTTGATGCGGAAAGAAACTTCCTGGGGGGACATGCCATCGTAGGAGGACATATTCCTCTGGCTACAGGCGTTGGCTTTGCTATCAACTACGAGGGGAAGGATCAGGTTGTGTTGTGCTTTTTTGGAGATGGAGCTGTAAATACAGGAGTTTTCCATGAATCTCTGAATTTAGCGTCTTTGTGGAAGCTTCCCGTCATTTACATCTGTGAAAATAACTTCTATGGAATGGGAACTGCAGTAACCCGTGCCATGGCCGGTCCGGAGATGTACTTGAAGGCCAAAGCCTACGATATTCCCGGCGAGCTTGTGGATGGAATGAACGTATTAGAGGTTTGGGAGAAGGTTGGTAAAGCCGTAGAACGGGCCCGACATGAAAAAATACCTACTTTTCTGGAAGTTAGAACCTACCGCTTCCGGGGACATTCCATGTCGGATCCTGCTCAATATCGAACAAAAGAGGAAGTTAACGAACAAAGGAAACGAGATCCTATTGTCACCTTTAAGCAGAAACTCATCGCGGAAGGGATTCTTTCCGAAGAGAAGTTTGAAGAAATGGAAAAAGAGATTAAAGCCATCGTGGAGGAAGCTGTAGAGTTTGCGGAAAAGAGTCCGGAACCACCTGAAGAATGGTTGTATGAGGATGTTTACGCCTAA
- a CDS encoding RNA polymerase sigma factor RpoD/SigA, whose protein sequence is MKDELAVGSPGSTTLLDQYLKEISHYPLLSREEEINLSERIKRGDQVAANQLITSNLRFVVSIAKKYRHLGLPLSDLISEGNMGLIKAVKRFDQTKDARFISYAVWWIKQGIFKALADQSQIVRVPIKRAWSFSKIHEKLNALTQELGREPDDEEVAEAMGIDPELVREAVTMFQPHLSLNSPLTTDEDSSFIDFISDEDGHLPDKMVDESMTRESINHSLSKLGEREAQVIKLYFGLEGQEPMTLREIGKMMGISRERVRQIKEAAIQRLRKMYKVKVPDQVKEKVET, encoded by the coding sequence ATGAAAGATGAGTTAGCTGTTGGTTCTCCGGGTTCTACCACTCTACTCGACCAATATCTTAAGGAAATCAGTCATTATCCTCTTCTGAGTCGAGAAGAGGAAATTAATTTGAGTGAGCGAATTAAAAGGGGTGATCAAGTAGCTGCGAATCAACTCATTACTTCTAACTTACGGTTTGTAGTAAGTATTGCCAAAAAATATAGACATTTAGGATTACCTCTTTCAGACCTTATCAGCGAGGGGAACATGGGTCTCATTAAAGCGGTTAAAAGATTCGACCAAACCAAAGACGCCAGGTTCATTTCCTATGCTGTCTGGTGGATTAAGCAAGGTATCTTTAAAGCCCTCGCCGATCAATCTCAAATCGTTCGGGTTCCCATCAAGCGAGCCTGGTCTTTTTCGAAGATCCATGAAAAGTTAAACGCTTTAACCCAAGAGCTGGGTCGTGAACCCGATGATGAAGAAGTCGCGGAAGCCATGGGTATAGATCCCGAACTGGTTCGAGAGGCGGTTACCATGTTTCAGCCACACCTCTCTTTAAACTCCCCTTTAACAACCGATGAGGATAGCAGTTTCATAGATTTTATATCCGATGAAGACGGGCATCTTCCCGATAAAATGGTGGATGAAAGCATGACCCGGGAGTCTATCAACCATTCTTTATCCAAATTAGGGGAGCGAGAGGCTCAGGTGATCAAGCTTTACTTTGGATTAGAGGGTCAGGAACCGATGACATTAAGGGAAATCGGAAAAATGATGGGAATCTCCCGGGAACGGGTTCGACAGATTAAGGAAGCGGCCATCCAGCGACTTCGCAAGATGTATAAGGTCAAAGTTCCGGATCAGGTCAAAGAAAAAGTAGAAACCTGA
- a CDS encoding alpha/beta hydrolase family protein: protein MIRKWIHAREIACSQKDTNRRVLPFEWGLEWIDGNDSLPSLSPREYLRAYAAKILNHSTPFYTPPPVKEYILHGNELTFPSPIQTPHQVNNTVYARFFPVNSQGKAVIVIPQWNADSESHVGLCRLLNYFGLTALRLTLPYHEKRKPAHLQRADYLVSPNIGRTIQACRQAVLEVRLAANWLEQQGYSYLGVTGTSIGSCIAFLAFSHDTRLRVGAFNHVSSYFADVVWTGITTQHVRKGLEGYVSLPELRTFWSVISPLPFVHKLQGLSKAGLLISARYDLTFLPYLAQQLFEEYHRLGIPHDKFFLPCGHYTSGTFPFKYLDGWIIARYLRKNLIALTKC, encoded by the coding sequence ATGATACGGAAGTGGATCCACGCCCGGGAAATAGCCTGTTCTCAAAAAGATACAAATCGTAGGGTGTTACCCTTTGAGTGGGGTCTGGAATGGATCGATGGAAATGATTCCCTCCCATCGCTTTCCCCTAGAGAGTATCTCCGTGCTTACGCTGCAAAAATCTTGAACCACAGTACCCCTTTTTATACCCCTCCTCCGGTTAAGGAATACATCCTCCATGGGAACGAGCTTACTTTTCCCAGCCCCATTCAAACTCCCCATCAGGTTAACAATACGGTCTATGCACGCTTTTTTCCCGTAAATTCCCAAGGTAAAGCCGTTATTGTTATCCCTCAGTGGAATGCAGATTCCGAAAGTCATGTGGGACTTTGCCGGTTACTGAATTACTTTGGATTGACGGCTTTACGACTTACGTTACCTTATCACGAAAAACGAAAACCTGCCCATCTCCAACGGGCCGACTACCTGGTAAGCCCTAATATCGGACGAACCATTCAAGCCTGCCGTCAGGCAGTCTTGGAAGTTCGATTAGCAGCAAATTGGCTGGAACAACAGGGTTATTCCTATCTTGGGGTTACAGGAACCAGTATCGGGTCCTGCATCGCTTTCCTCGCTTTTAGCCATGATACCCGACTTAGAGTTGGAGCTTTTAATCATGTATCCAGTTACTTTGCAGACGTGGTTTGGACGGGGATTACCACTCAACATGTTCGTAAAGGCCTGGAAGGGTACGTCTCTTTGCCGGAGCTGCGGACCTTTTGGTCTGTGATCAGCCCCTTACCCTTTGTTCATAAATTGCAAGGCCTCTCTAAAGCCGGTCTGTTGATTTCCGCCAGATACGATTTAACCTTTCTCCCTTACCTGGCTCAACAACTCTTCGAGGAATACCACCGACTGGGTATTCCCCATGACAAATTTTTTCTTCCCTGTGGCCATTATACCAGCGGCACTTTTCCCTTTAAGTATCTCGATGGATGGATCATCGCTCGTTATCTTAGAAAAAACCTCATTGCCTTGACAAAATGTTAA
- a CDS encoding TldD/PmbA family protein, whose translation MDYKHLAEDLVAQAQKLGATESEVYLHYRDRFEVNIHQGDIETLTRAASKGLGLRLFVEGRLGFGYTSDFSSDALENLVKKTLALARESTPDKYHGLPQEKVTELPELNLFDPHLAEVEDETKIQMARDMEKAAFAYDTRINNTEESRYRDHIGTVIIANSRGFLSSYTTTSVELSCTTVAEEQGRKQVGWWWSHKRFFKDLAGPESIGRKAAHRTVRMLNARKVKTQKVPVVFDPQAGASFWQAIFGALNGDAVYKRASFLAGKLGHKVASDLVTLIDDGTLPGGLGSRPFDGEGVPTRRKIVLEKGTLKTYFYDTYTARKVGASPTGNAVRDYSSTPTIGPTNFFLQTGPHTPEEIIASVKNGLYLVWMMGMGANMVTGDYSRGAYGIWIENGELAYPVHEITVAGNMEEMMKNITMVGNDLEFMGAIASPTFKVAEMTISGR comes from the coding sequence ATGGATTATAAACATCTGGCAGAGGATCTGGTAGCCCAGGCCCAAAAGCTGGGAGCTACAGAGTCTGAAGTATATCTACACTATCGAGACAGATTTGAGGTAAACATCCATCAGGGAGACATAGAAACCCTGACACGGGCAGCCTCCAAGGGGTTGGGTCTTCGTCTTTTTGTGGAAGGTCGATTGGGATTTGGCTATACTTCCGATTTCTCATCGGATGCTCTGGAAAATCTCGTTAAAAAGACCCTCGCTCTGGCCCGGGAGAGTACCCCCGATAAGTACCATGGACTCCCCCAAGAGAAGGTTACAGAACTCCCTGAATTAAATCTCTTTGACCCACATCTAGCAGAGGTGGAGGACGAAACCAAAATCCAAATGGCCCGGGATATGGAAAAAGCTGCCTTTGCTTACGATACCCGGATTAACAATACCGAAGAAAGCAGGTACCGGGATCATATCGGTACCGTTATAATAGCCAATTCTCGAGGATTCTTGAGCAGTTATACGACCACCTCTGTGGAATTAAGCTGTACCACCGTCGCCGAGGAACAGGGACGTAAACAGGTGGGTTGGTGGTGGTCCCATAAGCGGTTTTTTAAGGATCTGGCCGGCCCGGAGTCCATAGGAAGAAAAGCCGCACATCGGACTGTACGCATGCTCAATGCCCGAAAAGTAAAAACCCAAAAAGTTCCCGTGGTCTTCGATCCCCAAGCCGGTGCCTCTTTCTGGCAGGCTATTTTTGGTGCCCTGAATGGGGATGCCGTGTATAAAAGAGCCTCCTTTTTAGCCGGAAAACTGGGCCATAAGGTGGCTTCGGATTTGGTCACTTTAATCGATGACGGAACTTTACCGGGGGGATTGGGATCCCGACCTTTTGATGGAGAAGGGGTCCCCACACGGAGAAAAATCGTCCTGGAAAAGGGAACCCTGAAAACGTATTTCTATGATACCTACACAGCTCGTAAAGTAGGGGCTTCTCCAACAGGAAATGCCGTACGAGATTATTCCAGTACCCCGACCATTGGACCGACCAACTTCTTCCTTCAGACCGGCCCCCATACGCCGGAAGAAATCATCGCCAGTGTAAAAAATGGACTCTACCTTGTCTGGATGATGGGTATGGGTGCGAACATGGTAACCGGGGATTACTCTCGCGGCGCCTATGGAATCTGGATTGAAAACGGAGAGTTAGCCTACCCTGTCCATGAGATTACCGTAGCCGGAAATATGGAAGAAATGATGAAAAATATCACCATGGTCGGAAATGATCTGGAGTTTATGGGAGCTATTGCAAGTCCCACGTTTAAAGTTGCTGAAATGACCATCAGTGGCAGGTGA
- the tldD gene encoding metalloprotease TldD, producing MEYRLPQTMLEKLLGIALSRGGNFAEIYIEHTVLNTIALEEDKIKEDSSGVIQGVGIRVISGEKTGYAYSDDFSYENLEKAAKTAALIADSPKRDIGPVNISKIQHEGPSYYLVKIPPDGVEVKKKSDLLWRANTTAKAYDPRIIQVMASFVDITKDLIIVNSNGLWAEDKQTICRLNVTALAEDKGIRQRGYYGGGGLVGFDFYTTFTPETIAREAARQAIVQLTAAEAPAGIQTVVLNHGWSGVLLHEAVGHGLEGDFIRKKTSFYTGKIGQKVASELCTVVDDATLAGKRGSIHIDDEGIPGQRKVLIEKGILKDYMYDRLNAGLMKHPLTGNGRRESFRHIPMPRMTNTFMLAGEEDPEDIIRSVQKGFYAKTLGGGQVDITSGNFVFQVSEGYLIEGGHITRPVRGATLIGNGPDVLTRVTRVGNDLEFDTGIGTCGKNGQSKPVGVGLPTVKISEMTVGGTAM from the coding sequence ATGGAATATCGATTACCCCAGACGATGTTAGAAAAGTTACTAGGAATAGCCCTTTCCAGAGGTGGAAACTTTGCGGAAATCTACATAGAACACACTGTGTTGAATACCATTGCTTTAGAAGAGGATAAGATTAAGGAAGACAGCAGTGGGGTCATCCAGGGGGTAGGAATTCGGGTGATATCCGGAGAGAAAACAGGATATGCCTATTCCGACGATTTTTCCTACGAGAATCTGGAAAAAGCGGCCAAAACGGCTGCCCTCATTGCCGATTCGCCGAAGCGGGATATAGGACCTGTGAATATTTCAAAAATTCAGCATGAAGGCCCTTCCTATTACCTGGTGAAGATTCCCCCGGATGGGGTCGAGGTGAAAAAGAAATCGGATCTTCTCTGGCGTGCCAACACCACTGCAAAGGCCTATGATCCACGTATTATTCAGGTCATGGCCAGCTTTGTAGATATCACCAAAGACCTTATCATTGTCAACTCCAACGGGCTCTGGGCCGAGGATAAACAAACCATCTGTCGCCTGAATGTAACGGCTCTGGCTGAAGATAAGGGGATTCGGCAGCGGGGTTATTATGGTGGAGGGGGTCTGGTTGGATTTGATTTTTATACCACGTTTACCCCGGAAACCATTGCACGGGAAGCAGCCCGCCAGGCGATCGTGCAACTGACTGCTGCAGAGGCACCGGCTGGAATTCAAACGGTTGTCCTAAATCACGGATGGAGTGGAGTTCTCTTACATGAGGCGGTTGGACACGGATTGGAGGGGGATTTCATCAGAAAGAAAACCTCGTTTTATACCGGTAAAATCGGTCAAAAAGTGGCCTCTGAACTCTGCACGGTGGTGGACGATGCAACTCTGGCCGGAAAACGCGGGAGCATCCATATCGACGATGAGGGTATACCCGGACAAAGAAAGGTACTTATCGAAAAAGGTATTTTAAAAGATTATATGTACGACAGGTTAAATGCTGGCTTGATGAAACATCCATTAACCGGGAATGGACGTCGTGAATCCTTCCGCCATATCCCCATGCCTCGCATGACCAATACCTTTATGCTGGCCGGAGAAGAGGATCCGGAAGATATCATTCGATCCGTTCAGAAGGGGTTTTATGCCAAAACCCTGGGAGGAGGCCAGGTAGATATTACCTCGGGAAACTTTGTCTTTCAAGTAAGCGAAGGGTATCTCATTGAAGGAGGTCATATTACCAGACCGGTTCGAGGGGCTACCCTCATCGGAAACGGCCCGGATGTTCTGACCCGAGTCACCAGGGTAGGGAATGATTTGGAGTTTGATACCGGCATCGGTACCTGTGGAAAAAACGGTCAGTCAAAACCCGTGGGAGTGGGATTGCCTACGGTGAAGATCTCAGAAATGACCGTAGGAGGAACGGCCATGTAG
- a CDS encoding PD-(D/E)XK nuclease family protein, with translation MKMTGPAAIMSKVIEETLSPKEDEEEKIGYIRPSSLAKGCVLYVAMELLKMPKEEIDTRVKRILEAGTSGHLRIARYFSKITVAKELPFIDEEYRIKGQCDALIYISPDLDVEQSGFYVVEIKTTSSAEFDRIKEAGQPKEEHVLQCLIYIWGLTRYYKSIPIRGGIIYYENRDTLDYHLFNVGYDESRLLPLLTQVKAMLPDLIIEGKLPMDAHLPLDHWGHEYCPYLSICEVGQEALKLKKEKKPEIPDRVLAEIIGMRIVKKQRAKEEKAKSRKTPRTLEELSSEFNWE, from the coding sequence ATGAAAATGACTGGACCCGCCGCTATTATGAGTAAAGTTATCGAAGAAACCCTTTCCCCAAAAGAAGATGAAGAAGAGAAGATCGGTTATATTCGTCCCTCCTCCCTGGCCAAGGGGTGTGTACTTTATGTGGCAATGGAATTGTTGAAAATGCCTAAGGAAGAGATCGATACCCGGGTCAAACGGATTTTAGAGGCCGGCACTTCGGGTCACCTTCGAATCGCCAGATATTTCTCTAAGATAACCGTTGCCAAAGAGTTACCCTTTATCGATGAAGAATACCGCATTAAAGGTCAATGCGACGCACTTATTTACATTTCACCGGATTTAGATGTGGAACAGAGTGGATTTTATGTGGTGGAAATTAAAACAACCAGTTCTGCCGAATTTGACAGGATTAAGGAAGCCGGACAGCCCAAAGAAGAACACGTCCTGCAATGTCTGATTTATATTTGGGGACTTACCCGCTATTATAAATCGATTCCGATCCGGGGAGGGATTATTTATTATGAAAACCGGGATACTCTGGACTATCACCTGTTTAATGTGGGATATGATGAGAGTCGGTTACTTCCTCTTTTGACCCAGGTCAAAGCGATGCTGCCGGATTTAATCATTGAGGGGAAACTTCCCATGGATGCCCATCTTCCTCTGGATCATTGGGGACATGAGTACTGTCCTTATCTTTCTATCTGTGAAGTCGGTCAGGAAGCCCTGAAACTCAAGAAAGAGAAAAAACCGGAAATTCCAGATCGGGTTCTGGCCGAGATCATTGGAATGCGGATTGTAAAAAAACAGCGTGCTAAGGAAGAAAAGGCTAAATCCCGCAAGACCCCCCGGACATTGGAAGAATTATCCTCTGAGTTTAACTGGGAGTAA
- the prmC gene encoding peptide chain release factor N(5)-glutamine methyltransferase has product MADEKTKKQWTILELIQWTTHYFQSKGIQSPRLTAELLLAYTLGVERISLYIHYDKPLNSRELAAFKENIQRRIRREPTQYITGKQEFWSMTFKVTPDVLIPRPETELLVETALRLFKQPAQTADPLSGPLTLADIGTGSGNIAIALAKELKNCVIYASDISEKALEVARYNAKNLLENPDQIIFLKGDLLQPFEKPDSIQVEGLGIRSPYREGTGSSDKVKFNGILCNPPYISEKDYARLAPEVGQYEPKIALLGGKDGLSYYRRLFSTSAGHLFTPGYLILEMGFGQKEAILQMIERTPGLTLQEVVKDYAGIDRVVVARKVDDARP; this is encoded by the coding sequence ATGGCAGATGAAAAAACGAAAAAGCAGTGGACAATTCTAGAACTTATTCAATGGACCACCCATTACTTCCAGAGCAAAGGTATTCAAAGCCCTCGCTTAACTGCCGAGCTTTTATTAGCTTATACCTTAGGGGTTGAGCGTATCTCTCTTTATATCCACTATGATAAGCCTTTGAATTCCAGGGAATTAGCCGCATTTAAAGAAAATATTCAACGTCGGATCCGGAGAGAGCCCACTCAATACATCACCGGTAAACAGGAATTTTGGTCTATGACCTTCAAAGTCACTCCGGATGTTTTAATTCCACGTCCTGAAACCGAATTACTTGTGGAAACAGCTTTGAGGCTTTTTAAGCAGCCGGCTCAGACGGCAGATCCCTTGTCCGGCCCCCTTACCCTGGCCGATATAGGGACCGGAAGTGGTAATATTGCTATTGCCCTCGCAAAGGAATTGAAAAATTGTGTGATCTACGCCTCTGATATTTCTGAGAAAGCCCTGGAGGTTGCCCGATATAATGCAAAGAACCTTTTAGAAAATCCTGATCAGATTATCTTTCTGAAGGGAGATCTCTTACAACCCTTCGAAAAACCCGACTCAATTCAGGTCGAAGGGCTTGGGATACGATCCCCGTATCGGGAAGGGACCGGTTCTTCCGACAAGGTGAAATTTAACGGAATTCTCTGTAACCCTCCCTATATCTCAGAAAAAGATTATGCCAGATTAGCCCCGGAGGTGGGTCAGTATGAACCGAAGATAGCTTTGTTGGGAGGAAAAGACGGATTATCCTACTATCGTCGACTCTTTTCTACCTCGGCAGGACATCTTTTTACACCGGGGTATCTGATTCTAGAAATGGGATTTGGTCAGAAAGAGGCCATCCTGCAGATGATAGAGCGTACACCTGGGTTAACTTTGCAGGAAGTCGTAAAAGACTATGCCGGTATAGATCGGGTTGTTGTGGCTCGTAAGGTGGACGATGCCCGACCATGA
- a CDS encoding exonuclease domain-containing protein — translation MRSTNYSKSHEKLEDITFVIFDFETTGLYPLQGDKICEIGAVKTIGMKTVDQFSQLVNPLRPIPQEASKFNGITDAVVRKAPVLGEVLPKFLDFIDPDAVLVAHNVPVDLSFFIAALQELELKPLKNLVIDTLYLSRKLYPHYRHHNLDELRYRFKLGYSNVHRGLGDALATRDLLWILLDDVMDTGDDTFQGVLRFHGLPYRFPKIRDMVAHLYSSDLAEKLETAMLNHRALLLEYISPGQSTSRLVDPYFLLQLGKHCYLRAYCHLRGKMSTFRLDRILKMELTDVIFTKDLSLY, via the coding sequence ATGAGATCCACGAATTATTCTAAAAGTCACGAAAAGCTCGAGGATATAACCTTCGTTATATTTGACTTTGAGACCACAGGTCTTTATCCCTTACAAGGAGATAAGATCTGTGAGATCGGGGCGGTTAAAACCATTGGTATGAAGACGGTGGATCAGTTCAGTCAACTGGTAAATCCGCTCCGCCCCATTCCTCAAGAAGCTTCCAAATTTAATGGTATTACAGACGCTGTGGTTCGAAAGGCCCCTGTTCTTGGGGAAGTCTTACCCAAATTTCTGGATTTTATCGATCCCGACGCGGTTTTGGTTGCCCATAATGTGCCGGTAGATCTCAGTTTTTTCATTGCAGCTTTGCAGGAACTGGAGCTGAAACCCCTCAAAAATCTTGTCATCGATACGCTGTATCTTTCCAGAAAACTCTACCCCCATTATCGCCATCACAATCTGGATGAGCTGAGGTATCGGTTTAAGCTGGGTTATTCAAATGTCCACCGTGGACTTGGAGATGCCCTGGCTACCCGGGACCTTCTCTGGATTTTATTAGACGATGTTATGGACACGGGAGATGATACGTTTCAAGGAGTCCTCCGATTCCACGGCCTTCCCTATCGGTTTCCCAAAATCAGGGATATGGTAGCCCACCTGTATTCTTCAGATCTCGCGGAAAAGCTAGAAACGGCTATGCTGAATCATCGGGCCCTGCTCTTGGAATATATTTCTCCAGGTCAGAGTACTTCCCGTTTGGTCGATCCCTATTTCCTCTTACAGTTGGGTAAGCACTGTTATTTGAGAGCTTATTGCCATCTACGGGGTAAAATGAGTACTTTTCGATTAGATCGGATTTTGAAAATGGAGCTGACCGATGTCATTTTTACCAAAGACCTAAGTCTCTATTAA
- the murA gene encoding UDP-N-acetylglucosamine 1-carboxyvinyltransferase — MDKILIRGGKSLKGVVEPSGAKNSALPILAATLLAEGESCIRNIPRLRDIDTFTYLLKHLGAQIIYREAEVGSETQIPSGDPRDPERRPPLPLLYVVTDSVNNFEAPYDLVRTMRASVLVLGPLLARFGRARVSLPGGCAIGARPINLHLEGLKQLGAEITLQHGYIEAKAGRLKGTDIYLDLPTVTGTENIMMAATLAKGRTVIQNAAREPEVVDLAEALNKMGAHIWGAGTQTLEIEGVSHLTRLDHTIMPDRIETGTFLVAAAITNGDIEIKNCRPEDLSAVIAKLQEAGVSIDQPSPTSLRVKRDGEIKAVNVKTQPYPGFPTDMQAQIMALMCLAKGSSVITETIFENRFMHVLELLRMGAQIQITGNTAVVLGVPKLSGAPVMATDLRASASLVLAGLAAEGETLISRVYHLDRGYERIEEKLSRLGADITRIKDRG, encoded by the coding sequence ATGGATAAAATTCTGATCCGGGGGGGTAAATCTTTAAAAGGTGTTGTAGAACCCAGTGGGGCGAAAAATTCAGCATTACCCATTCTGGCCGCGACGTTACTGGCCGAAGGAGAAAGTTGTATAAGAAATATCCCCCGGCTGCGAGATATCGATACCTTCACTTATCTGTTAAAACACCTGGGAGCCCAGATCATCTATCGGGAGGCCGAGGTCGGTTCGGAGACCCAGATCCCTTCAGGAGATCCTCGCGACCCGGAGAGAAGACCCCCCTTGCCCTTACTTTACGTGGTTACAGATTCCGTAAATAACTTTGAAGCCCCTTATGATTTGGTACGAACCATGCGGGCTTCGGTTTTGGTACTGGGACCTTTGCTGGCCAGATTCGGAAGAGCTCGGGTTTCTTTACCGGGAGGATGTGCCATTGGAGCCCGTCCTATTAATCTACACCTCGAGGGGTTAAAACAACTCGGTGCAGAAATTACCTTACAACACGGTTATATAGAGGCTAAAGCCGGTCGATTAAAGGGTACCGATATCTATTTAGACCTTCCGACGGTTACCGGAACAGAAAATATCATGATGGCCGCAACTCTGGCAAAGGGTCGAACCGTAATTCAAAACGCAGCCAGAGAGCCCGAGGTAGTAGACCTGGCAGAGGCTTTAAATAAAATGGGGGCTCACATTTGGGGAGCCGGTACCCAAACCCTTGAAATAGAAGGTGTATCCCATCTTACCCGTTTGGATCATACCATCATGCCAGATCGTATCGAAACAGGAACGTTTTTAGTGGCCGCTGCCATTACCAATGGAGATATTGAGATTAAAAATTGCCGTCCTGAAGACCTCTCGGCTGTTATTGCCAAGCTTCAAGAAGCCGGGGTTTCCATTGACCAGCCCAGTCCAACCTCCCTGAGGGTAAAGCGGGACGGTGAAATTAAAGCTGTTAATGTTAAAACTCAGCCCTATCCGGGATTTCCTACGGATATGCAGGCTCAAATCATGGCCCTTATGTGCCTCGCTAAGGGTTCCAGCGTAATTACCGAAACCATTTTTGAAAATCGGTTCATGCATGTCCTGGAATTGCTTCGTATGGGGGCACAGATTCAAATCACAGGGAATACTGCCGTGGTACTCGGAGTTCCAAAGCTGAGCGGTGCTCCGGTCATGGCCACCGATCTCAGGGCCAGTGCTTCTCTGGTCTTGGCTGGACTCGCTGCCGAAGGGGAAACCCTTATCTCTCGAGTTTATCACTTAGATCGAGGATACGAACGAATCGAAGAAAAACTCTCCAGATTGGGAGCCGATATAACCCGAATAAAAGATAGAGGATGA
- the ubiG gene encoding bifunctional 2-polyprenyl-6-hydroxyphenol methylase/3-demethylubiquinol 3-O-methyltransferase UbiG codes for MERDLELFNSLKDEWWNPEGPMGGLHRMNPARSTYFLHVLKRHSCRKVLELGCGGGILSSALEVEGIELYALDRLPSALQAARPHLTKTCLVCSKAENLPFPSGVFDAIVSSDFLEHVEDLDRVIAESSRVLKPEGLFLYDTINKTLKSLLVLKFIGEYLCGFIPKGTHQFKKLVPLPRLIKLMAAQGIQNMETHGLVPNMSLWRGLFRRDDVQFKLSREDLSMLYIGYGVKT; via the coding sequence GTGGAGCGAGATCTCGAATTATTCAATTCTCTAAAAGATGAGTGGTGGAACCCGGAAGGTCCCATGGGGGGACTACACCGGATGAATCCGGCTCGATCCACCTATTTTCTCCATGTATTGAAACGGCATTCCTGCCGAAAAGTACTCGAGTTAGGATGTGGGGGTGGGATTCTTTCTTCAGCTCTGGAAGTTGAAGGAATCGAACTCTATGCCCTAGATCGACTTCCCAGTGCCCTTCAGGCTGCCCGACCCCATCTCACCAAAACCTGCTTGGTCTGTAGTAAGGCCGAAAACCTTCCTTTCCCCTCCGGGGTTTTTGATGCCATTGTTAGCTCTGATTTTCTGGAGCATGTAGAAGATTTGGATCGGGTGATTGCAGAAAGTAGCCGGGTTTTAAAACCCGAAGGACTTTTCTTATACGATACAATCAATAAGACCTTGAAATCTCTGCTGGTTCTAAAATTTATCGGTGAATATCTTTGTGGTTTTATTCCCAAAGGGACCCATCAATTTAAAAAACTGGTTCCGCTCCCCAGATTAATAAAGTTGATGGCAGCCCAGGGCATCCAGAATATGGAAACCCACGGTCTTGTTCCGAATATGAGCCTGTGGCGGGGATTATTTCGCCGGGATGATGTTCAGTTTAAGCTTTCCCGGGAGGACTTATCCATGTTGTATATCGGATATGGGGTAAAAACCTAA